A window of Scomber scombrus chromosome 23, fScoSco1.1, whole genome shotgun sequence contains these coding sequences:
- the hnrnpc gene encoding heterogeneous nuclear ribonucleoproteins C1/C2 isoform X1, whose translation MDWSSSSSTTSSLMASNVTNKTDPRSLNSRVFIGNLNTLLVTKADVEAIFSKYGKIVGCSVHKGYAFVQFSNERNARTAVSSEDGRMIVGQVLDINLAGEPKPHRSKTAKRSAGDMYSSSFDLDYDFQRDYYDRMYSYQSRVPPPPPPLSRAVIPSKRPRVSLSGGGSRRTKTTFSSSSKSSQRASRTSRSQGVTITLTECSFNVLNTSIPLPTVKVDDLQTIKRELTQIKHKVDYLLESLERMEKDHGKKSDLKSSKPEPGEVSPLHSSTSSKKDDSLKRERERESQELNDSEEEGDLLEDEDEMKSRGRDEDEEEDGEQEEGEDDGDSANGDES comes from the exons ATGGA TTGGTCGTCGTcgtcctccaccacctccagcCTGATGGCCAGCAACGTGACCAACAAGACCGACCCGCGCTCCCTCAACTCCCGCGTCTTCATCGGCAACCTCAACACCCTGCTGGTCACCAAGGCCGACGTGGAGGCTATCTTCTCCAAGTACGGCAAAATCGTGGGCTGCTCCGTCCACAAGGGCTACGCCTTCGTCCAGTTCTCCAATGAGAGGAATGCCCGGACGGCTGTGTCCAGCGAGGACGGACGCATGATCGTAGGACAGGTTTTAG ACATCAACCTAGCGGGCGAGCCAAAGCCTCACAGATCGAAGACAGCGAAACGCTCTGCAGGAGACATGTACAG TTCCTCTTTTGATTTGGACTATGACTTTCAAAGAGATTACTACGATAG GATGTATTCTTACCAGTCCCGGGTgcctcctccccctccacccctGTCCCGCGCTGTCATCCCTTCAAAGCGTCCGAGGGTCAGTCTGAGCGGAGGAGGGAGCCGACGGACCAAAaccaccttctcctcctcctccaagaGCAGCCAGAGGGCTTCCCGTACGAGTAGGTCCCAAGGGGTCACGATCACACTTACTGAATGCTCTTTCAATGTCCTGAATACCTCTATTCCTCTTCCCACAGTGAAGGTAGATGATCTGCAAACCATCAAGAGAGAGCTTACTCAGATCAAACACAAGGTCGACTACCTGTTGGAGAGCCTAGAGCGCATGGAGAAGGACCACGGCAAAAAGTCCG ACCTGAAGAGCTCTAAACCAGAGCCAGGTGAGGTTTCCCCCCTCCAttcctccacctccagcaaGAAGGACGACAGCCTGAaacgagaaagagagagggagagccaGGAGCTGAATGACTCTGAGGAGGAAGGAGATCTCCTGGAGGATGAAGACGAG ATGAAaagcagagggagagatgaggacgaggaggaggacggcgagcaggaggaaggagaggacgACGGCGATAGCGCCAATGGAGACGAGTCCTAA
- the hnrnpc gene encoding heterogeneous nuclear ribonucleoproteins C1/C2 isoform X3 → MDWSSSSSTTSSLMASNVTNKTDPRSLNSRVFIGNLNTLLVTKADVEAIFSKYGKIVGCSVHKGYAFVQFSNERNARTAVSSEDGRMIVGQVLDINLAGEPKPHRSKTAKRSAGDMYSSSFDLDYDFQRDYYDRMYSYQSRVPPPPPPLSRAVIPSKRPRVSLSGGGSRRTKTTFSSSSKSSQRASRTMKVDDLQTIKRELTQIKHKVDYLLESLERMEKDHGKKSDLKSSKPEPGEVSPLHSSTSSKKDDSLKRERERESQELNDSEEEGDLLEDEDEVSIGHYWFMKSRGRDEDEEEDGEQEEGEDDGDSANGDES, encoded by the exons ATGGA TTGGTCGTCGTcgtcctccaccacctccagcCTGATGGCCAGCAACGTGACCAACAAGACCGACCCGCGCTCCCTCAACTCCCGCGTCTTCATCGGCAACCTCAACACCCTGCTGGTCACCAAGGCCGACGTGGAGGCTATCTTCTCCAAGTACGGCAAAATCGTGGGCTGCTCCGTCCACAAGGGCTACGCCTTCGTCCAGTTCTCCAATGAGAGGAATGCCCGGACGGCTGTGTCCAGCGAGGACGGACGCATGATCGTAGGACAGGTTTTAG ACATCAACCTAGCGGGCGAGCCAAAGCCTCACAGATCGAAGACAGCGAAACGCTCTGCAGGAGACATGTACAG TTCCTCTTTTGATTTGGACTATGACTTTCAAAGAGATTACTACGATAG GATGTATTCTTACCAGTCCCGGGTgcctcctccccctccacccctGTCCCGCGCTGTCATCCCTTCAAAGCGTCCGAGGGTCAGTCTGAGCGGAGGAGGGAGCCGACGGACCAAAaccaccttctcctcctcctccaagaGCAGCCAGAGGGCTTCCCGTACGA TGAAGGTAGATGATCTGCAAACCATCAAGAGAGAGCTTACTCAGATCAAACACAAGGTCGACTACCTGTTGGAGAGCCTAGAGCGCATGGAGAAGGACCACGGCAAAAAGTCCG ACCTGAAGAGCTCTAAACCAGAGCCAGGTGAGGTTTCCCCCCTCCAttcctccacctccagcaaGAAGGACGACAGCCTGAaacgagaaagagagagggagagccaGGAGCTGAATGACTCTGAGGAGGAAGGAGATCTCCTGGAGGATGAAGACGAGGTGAGCATTGGACACTATTGGTTt ATGAAaagcagagggagagatgaggacgaggaggaggacggcgagcaggaggaaggagaggacgACGGCGATAGCGCCAATGGAGACGAGTCCTAA
- the hnrnpc gene encoding heterogeneous nuclear ribonucleoproteins C1/C2 isoform X4 — protein sequence MDWSSSSSTTSSLMASNVTNKTDPRSLNSRVFIGNLNTLLVTKADVEAIFSKYGKIVGCSVHKGYAFVQFSNERNARTAVSSEDGRMIVGQVLDINLAGEPKPHRSKTAKRSAGDMYSSSFDLDYDFQRDYYDRMYSYQSRVPPPPPPLSRAVIPSKRPRVSLSGGGSRRTKTTFSSSSKSSQRASRTMKVDDLQTIKRELTQIKHKVDYLLESLERMEKDHGKKSDLKSSKPEPGEVSPLHSSTSSKKDDSLKRERERESQELNDSEEEGDLLEDEDEMKSRGRDEDEEEDGEQEEGEDDGDSANGDES from the exons ATGGA TTGGTCGTCGTcgtcctccaccacctccagcCTGATGGCCAGCAACGTGACCAACAAGACCGACCCGCGCTCCCTCAACTCCCGCGTCTTCATCGGCAACCTCAACACCCTGCTGGTCACCAAGGCCGACGTGGAGGCTATCTTCTCCAAGTACGGCAAAATCGTGGGCTGCTCCGTCCACAAGGGCTACGCCTTCGTCCAGTTCTCCAATGAGAGGAATGCCCGGACGGCTGTGTCCAGCGAGGACGGACGCATGATCGTAGGACAGGTTTTAG ACATCAACCTAGCGGGCGAGCCAAAGCCTCACAGATCGAAGACAGCGAAACGCTCTGCAGGAGACATGTACAG TTCCTCTTTTGATTTGGACTATGACTTTCAAAGAGATTACTACGATAG GATGTATTCTTACCAGTCCCGGGTgcctcctccccctccacccctGTCCCGCGCTGTCATCCCTTCAAAGCGTCCGAGGGTCAGTCTGAGCGGAGGAGGGAGCCGACGGACCAAAaccaccttctcctcctcctccaagaGCAGCCAGAGGGCTTCCCGTACGA TGAAGGTAGATGATCTGCAAACCATCAAGAGAGAGCTTACTCAGATCAAACACAAGGTCGACTACCTGTTGGAGAGCCTAGAGCGCATGGAGAAGGACCACGGCAAAAAGTCCG ACCTGAAGAGCTCTAAACCAGAGCCAGGTGAGGTTTCCCCCCTCCAttcctccacctccagcaaGAAGGACGACAGCCTGAaacgagaaagagagagggagagccaGGAGCTGAATGACTCTGAGGAGGAAGGAGATCTCCTGGAGGATGAAGACGAG ATGAAaagcagagggagagatgaggacgaggaggaggacggcgagcaggaggaaggagaggacgACGGCGATAGCGCCAATGGAGACGAGTCCTAA
- the hnrnpc gene encoding heterogeneous nuclear ribonucleoproteins C1/C2 isoform X2: MDWSSSSSTTSSLMASNVTNKTDPRSLNSRVFIGNLNTLLVTKADVEAIFSKYGKIVGCSVHKGYAFVQFSNERNARTAVSSEDGRMIVGQVLDINLAGEPKPHRSKTAKRSAGDMYSSSFDLDYDFQRDYYDRMYSYQSRVPPPPPPLSRAVIPSKRPRVSLSGGGSRRTKTTFSSSSKSSQRASRTMKVDDLQTIKRELTQIKHKVDYLLESLERMEKDHGKKSDLKSSKPEPGEVSPLHSSTSSKKDDSLKRERERESQELNDSEEEGDLLEDEDERYLCTFPSAQMKSRGRDEDEEEDGEQEEGEDDGDSANGDES; the protein is encoded by the exons ATGGA TTGGTCGTCGTcgtcctccaccacctccagcCTGATGGCCAGCAACGTGACCAACAAGACCGACCCGCGCTCCCTCAACTCCCGCGTCTTCATCGGCAACCTCAACACCCTGCTGGTCACCAAGGCCGACGTGGAGGCTATCTTCTCCAAGTACGGCAAAATCGTGGGCTGCTCCGTCCACAAGGGCTACGCCTTCGTCCAGTTCTCCAATGAGAGGAATGCCCGGACGGCTGTGTCCAGCGAGGACGGACGCATGATCGTAGGACAGGTTTTAG ACATCAACCTAGCGGGCGAGCCAAAGCCTCACAGATCGAAGACAGCGAAACGCTCTGCAGGAGACATGTACAG TTCCTCTTTTGATTTGGACTATGACTTTCAAAGAGATTACTACGATAG GATGTATTCTTACCAGTCCCGGGTgcctcctccccctccacccctGTCCCGCGCTGTCATCCCTTCAAAGCGTCCGAGGGTCAGTCTGAGCGGAGGAGGGAGCCGACGGACCAAAaccaccttctcctcctcctccaagaGCAGCCAGAGGGCTTCCCGTACGA TGAAGGTAGATGATCTGCAAACCATCAAGAGAGAGCTTACTCAGATCAAACACAAGGTCGACTACCTGTTGGAGAGCCTAGAGCGCATGGAGAAGGACCACGGCAAAAAGTCCG ACCTGAAGAGCTCTAAACCAGAGCCAGGTGAGGTTTCCCCCCTCCAttcctccacctccagcaaGAAGGACGACAGCCTGAaacgagaaagagagagggagagccaGGAGCTGAATGACTCTGAGGAGGAAGGAGATCTCCTGGAGGATGAAGACGAG CGATATTTGTGCACTTTTCCTTCCGCACAGATGAAaagcagagggagagatgaggacgaggaggaggacggcgagcaggaggaaggagaggacgACGGCGATAGCGCCAATGGAGACGAGTCCTAA